From the Acidovorax sp. NCPPB 3576 genome, the window GAGGTGGCCAAGCGCGTGGCCCAGGCCGATGTGGTCATCACCACCGCCCTCATTCCCGGCCGGCCCGCGCCGGTGCTGGTGACCGAGGCGATGGTGCAGTCCATGAAGCCGGGCTCGGTGATCGTCGATCTCGCCGCCCCCCAGGGCGGCAACTGCCCGCTGACCGAAGCCGGCCAGACCGTGGTGCGCCATGGCGTCACGCTGGTCGGCGAAACCAACCTGCCCGCGCTCGTGGCCGCCGACGCCTCGGCGCTCTATGCGCGCAACGTGCTCGATTTCCTCAAGCTCATCATCCACCCCGAAGGGGCCCTGCACGTGGACCGGCAAGACGACATCGTCGCCGCCTGTCTCGTGGCCCATGAAGGCGCGGTCACCCGCGCATGACCCGACAAGTAGTACCCCAGTGAAGACCCGGTTCCTATCCATGCCCCCGTTGTCCCCTCGCCTTGGCGGCCCGCTGCTCGCCATCGCCTCGCTGTTCACCCTGGCCGCCTGCGCGCCTGTGCAACCCGGGCTGCCCCACGTGGGCCGTGCGCAGCTCGACCTGCCGCCCGGCGACTGGGAGGTGCTCGGCCGCCGCGACGAGGTGATCGACGTGCTGCCCGACGACACCGCCGCCGACCTGCCCACGCAGATGACCGCCATGGGCCTGCGCGGCCCTGGCAAGGACCGGCCGCTGCTGGCCGTGCTGCTGGTGCAGACCAACAGCACCAACTACCCGCGCGACACCACGCTGTGGACGGCCCCGTGCCCCCAGCAGCAGGGCGTGTTCGTCGAGGACAAGGCCCAGGGCAGCCCCGCGCGCATCGACTGCCTGCGCTACAAGCGCCGCGCCGACACCGAGGACTACCTGGCCAAGAACCGTCCCGCCGTGGCGCAATGGATGGCCATGAACCAGGCGACGCCCACCAAGCCGTATTCGCACGTGTTCTTCCGCTACGCCACCAACGGCGGCGCCATCGTCACCATCGATGCCTTGGTCGATCAGCGCCTGGTGCGCCCGCCCACGCGCGACAACGAGGCGTTTTTGCGCGCCGGCCGCCCTGTGCTGGAGTGGGGCGACAAGATGGCGCAGGCCGCACGGCTGAGCACCGCGATGATGGACGGCCGGCTGGTCGTGCCGCCGTTCCCGGTCGCCCCGCCGCAATAGCCGTTCATTCGTTCTTTCTTTCGCCCGCTGGTTCATTCGCCCCGTTCGCCCCTTCAAGGAGTGCTGCCATGGATGCCGTTTCCCCCACGCTGATCAACCTGATCATCTTCGTGCTGGCCATCTATGTCGGCTACCACGTGGTGTGGACCGTGACGCCGGCGCTGCACACGCCCCTGATGGCGGTGACGAACGCGATCTCGGCCATCGTGATCGTCGGCGCCATGCTGGCCGCGGCCCTCACCGAAACCACGCTCGGCAAGACCATGGGCGTACTCGCGGTGGCGCTGGCCGCGGTGAACGTGTTCGGGGGCTTTCTCGTCACCCGTCGCATGCTGGAGATGTTCCGCAAGAAGGAGCGCAAGGCGGCTCCCGCTGCTGCTGCCGCTGACGAGAAGGGTG encodes:
- a CDS encoding NAD(P) transhydrogenase subunit alpha, whose translation is MDAVSPTLINLIIFVLAIYVGYHVVWTVTPALHTPLMAVTNAISAIVIVGAMLAAALTETTLGKTMGVLAVALAAVNVFGGFLVTRRMLEMFRKKERKAAPAAAAADEKGAP